The sequence below is a genomic window from Paenibacillus sp. DCT19.
ACGGGGAGGTTGTGGTTGGCCCTAACCATTTGAAGGAAGCAACTTCATTCAAACGTGCGCTATATGAAGCAGGTGTAGTGGATAAAGATTTTCTGACCGATAAGGATGGAGCGAAGGCGAAGCAAGATTTCTTGAATGGCAAAATCGGCATGTATGCCGCTATGACTTCCGATTATACGGGGTTTGCAGCCAAGGAACTGGATACATTAATGCAGAATGTTCCAGAGGCAAAATTGAAGGTTATCCCGTTACCATCTACGTCGGTAGGACAGTATACGATGGTGTGGAACAATCCAGTTCAGATGACCGCAGCCATCAATGCTCGTACCAAAAATCCCGAAGCAGCTATGCAGTATATTGATTTTCTAACCAAAACAGAAAACGGTCGCACCTTCAAAAACGGATTTGAAGGCACACATTATACATTGAACGATCAAGGTTGTCCGCGCATCTCGGATCAGGAGAAATACAAGCAGGAGATAAGCTGGGCAGGCGATTATGCGATGCTGTACAGTCGCTTAGAGGAAGGTAAGTGCGGTTATACCGAAATGCTGTTCAGTGAAGAGATTCCATCGCAGAAGGAAGGACTACGTCTCTTCAAGGAAGCGCGGGAGGTCTATATGACGGATCTTCCTGTGGGAGAAGGTGTTACCCATTCGGAGCATATGCCGCAGTTACCGAAGGAACTTCAAGTGAAGTTTACAAATGTGAGCACAGCCATCAATGATATTTATACCCGTTCCATAATTGGTGGCAGCAAATATACGGTTGAGCAGGCTGCTATCGATGCACAGAAGCAGTGGGAACAGGGAGGCGGCTCAGAGATCGAAGCGTGGTACAAGGACTGGTGGAGCAAGGAGAAGGATAACGTATTAGTATGGGAAGATTTCTATGAAATCTATGAACAGCAACAGGCGGACTTTGAGAAATCAGAGTGAAATTATTGCTTTGAACAAAGTATATCTGGAGGGGCTAGATTACAGTGAAAAGCACTGGTCTACTTCAAATCAAAAGAACCAGGACATGATGTCCTGGTTCTTTTGATTTGAAGGTTAGCTCTAAACTAAAGGGATGGTAGGATGGAAGTATTAGGTTAGGATCATCAGATATAGACAGATGAACCTTTCAGTCTGCTGATACTCAGGGGAGATGAATGGTCTGAATATGATCGGTGTGCATAATTAAAGAAGTCCCTTCCGCTTCTACAAGTGTAAGCAAATGACCGTTTGTACTCTTCAGTAATCCTGCATGGTACGGCTTGGAATCAAGGTTGATAATTACAAGTTCACCTATCATTTTATGCAGTTGCTGATCGAATGTACGGGAGAGTGGCATGGACGAGGGCTGAATAGGGAAATGTTGCTGACTAAGAGAGTATGGTGTGCTGTTGGTAGGGGATGGAATGATATACTTCAGATGATTGATTGAAACGTATAGAGAAGAGTGATATAAGGGAGAGTAGAACATAAAATAGTCATTCATAATGTTCGTAATATAACCATGCAGTGTTCGTCCTGCGATCGATATCTCGCTGAATCGTCCACGGGCGTTCATCAGCATTTTTCGATACGAAATGTTGTCGTGGTCAATCTCGGGGTCAGGCTTCGGAATAACCGCACTTAAATCTGAGTTGTTGGCATGCATGGTTTGAACATGATGAAGTGGAATATAGATAAAACGATGGTTTTCATAGACTACAATCAGATCCTGACCTACATCAATAATCTCTCCTTGAATTGGAAGTTTACAGCCAGCCAGTTCCAATTCAATTGATTTACCCAGCCAATGCGTAACGAGTTCCACAGTATTCCTCCTCTCAATAGATTATAGATGTCCAAATAAATAATGAAATTAGGCTAACAATTAGACTGATGGGTACCACAATGATAGTAACTTTCATATACTGTTTCCAGGAGACTCGAATATGATGGGTCTTTAATATATACATCCAAATTAATGTTGCTAAGGTACCTATTGGTGTCAGCAAGGCTCCGATATCACTTCCCAGAATATTTGCAAGATACGCAAGATGCAGTTGAGATTCACTCAGTTGAAGATCAGTAACGGCAAAGGTTCCAATCATGACAGAAGGCAAATTGTTGAACAGATTGGAAAGCAGAGTGAGCATTAGCCCTGACACAGCGATAATACTGGCATTTCCTCCTTCTATCATAGGTTTCATCCACTGAATAATGGATGCTGTCATTCCTGCTCGGTGAAGACTATCCACAATAACATAAATGCTGAAGGCAAAGAGTAGAATGTGCCAAGGTGTTTGTGTTATCACATCTTTGAGTCCAGTACGGGTACGGTACCAACGCACAATGAGCATGAGAATAACACCGGTGAGTGCGACAACTTCCATGCGTATACCGACTTGCTCAGCTAGAAAGTATCCTGCTCGGATAAATACAACGATGCCTATACAGACACGGAACAGCCACCAGTCTACTTTATTCTCCGTTTCATCGGTCTGTAGTGGATGATATCCTGAACCTGATGAAGATTGCAGGGATACAGGGAAGTGATGAATGACTTTGGGAATACTCCTGCGAAAATAATAGAATAAAAGTACGGTCATCACTATGATCGCAAGCATAGAAGGCACAAACATCATCTGAGTATACGTATTCAGATTTAAGCCTACCATTTGCAGAGCAATCAGATTAGCTAGATTACTAAGGCCAATTGGCGCACTTGAAGCCGTAGCGATGAGCGCACCGGAGATCAGGTAGGGCAACTGTTGATGCATTTTCAAACGAAGGATGAAACAGATTCGAATAATAATCGGAGTTGTAATTAGAATACTGCCATCATTATTGAAGAAGATGGTCATGAGAAAACAAAGTAATAGAACTAGCCAGAACAATCGAAAGCCAGAACCTCTCGCTTTCTCAATCATATTCAAGGCGATCCAGCGAAAAAAACCGATGCTATCCAGGATAATTGACATTACAATGGTAGAGAGAATCGTTACGGCTGCACCAGATACGATTCCAAAGATTCCAACAATATGAGCATAGCTGCTCACTCCAGTTAAAATAAGAAGAAGGGCGCCAAGTGAGGTGGGGATGGATTCATTTAATCCACCAGGACGCCACATCAGGAAAATGACAGTGATGATAAATACCCCAAAGGTTAACCACATCTGGTAGTCCGACATTTACTGTGATTCACCTCCCAGGGGGAGAAGTCCGGACGAAGCTTGGAGTAGATGTTCATGGGATGGAGTGGTAGGTCTTCCGGGCGCAACGATCCAGTAAAAAGGCACACCAATTAAGACTAATGCAATGAAGATCAACATGATAATTCCCCCCTTTAAGCTAGTAGATAACTTAAGAGATTAGTTTAGTTTGTTTAATTCTTTTTACCGCCAGATTTGTTGCCACGGGATTTGTTCCCGCCTGACTTGTTGCCATGGGCGTGGTTCTCTTGAACCCGTTGTCCCTGAGAGCGATTGCCTTGATTGCTTCGCGACTTGTTGCCATTGGATTTGTTCCCGCCTGACTTGTTGCCATGGGCTTGGTTCTCTTGAACCCGCTGTCCTTGGGAGCGATTGCCTTGATTGCTCCGAGACTTGTTGCCACTGGATTTATTCCCGCCAGACTTATTACTCTGGGCTTGATTTCCTTGGGAACGATTTCCACGGGACTGGTTGCCTTGAGCCGCCTGATTACCTTGAGCGGCTTGGTTTCCTTGACTTGTATTGTTATTGTTGTTGCCGCCACCACGTATGACGGATACAGATTTCACATGTTGTATCGGAATACGAACAATCTCCTGATTTTTCAAAGTTATGATCAATTGGTTCTGGTTGGCATCAGCCAGAATACCTTCGACTTTCTCAGGTCCTCCACGGTTGATCTGGACACGGCGGAAGCGGAGTGCCTGCATAACGCCCAGAAACGTGTTGGCGGGAATAGGGTTACCCATGGCTGTACTTCTGTTCCCACCGGAACGACCTGTATCTGTTATGCTTTTGACATGTGTTTCATTAACGTAGACGATCCCTTCTTTACATTTTATTGCCATATAGTCCCAGCGTACGTCCGTCAGTGTACCTTGTACTGAATCAGGTCCTCCCCGGTTAACCTTAATTTCTCTTCCCAACAAACCTCTCATTCCTTCACCATTCATAGACATTGTGTTTTACCCCTTCCATGATATAAGTTCAGATGGACAAAAATGGTGGATGTGATCGTGATCCCTTCCATTTGTCATTCGTGTCTGTCTGTAGTTTAAGCATATGTGACATGCTTCTTGGAGGGACTAGCCGGGAATCTATTTTTATACTATTTTGGCTATAATCTATGAAATTGAATGTATACTTATAGATTAATATCACCTCTAACTTCACAGTCTTAGATGTGATGCTGGAGGTGAAGCTGGAGGTAATACATACAGGACTATGCATTCGCCCGTACGATTTTCTGTTTTTCTGCATAGGATGAGATAAAGACCTACGGGCGAATCTCACAGGTACTCGAAAGGCGGATGGAAATGGCTTTACCTGTCTACCATATCAGCTTGTCTACAACCGAATATCAACAGTTAACCTCCAATATATGGTCAGATACGTTTGTGAACAGCACGATGAAGATGGATGGCAAGCAGATTCCGATCCGGATTCGTTACCGAGGGGGCATACACGCGGTTATGCCAAAAAATCATTTGAGATTCGCACTGCTAGCCGAACGTATCACTTTAATGCAGAGTACGATGATCCTTCGCTCATTCGCAATGCGCTTTCTTTTCGCTTTTTTGAGTCGATCCGGGTGCCTGCTCCATCTACCAAGCACTGCGTTTTATACTTGAACGGACAGCTTCTGGGAGTATACCTAAGAATCGAAGGTGTAAAATCCTTCTTTTTTCGCCAACGGAAAATTCCCGTACGTAGTATCTTTTACGCGGTGAATGACCATGCTGGTTTTACATTAAATTCGGATTCCTCTTCAACAAGCACCAATCTATTATCCGGATACAGCTTAATTCGGGGCAAAGATGTGGATCGCACAAGGTTAAGTACCTTTGTTCGACAGTTGAACACAAAGTCCAGACTGGAATTGTATCGTTTTTTACAGACAAGGGTGGATACGGACAACTATTTGCGCTGGTTAAGTGGAGCTGTGCTTACTGGGAACTTTGACGGATTTCATCAAAATTACACATGGTATGAGAAAATCAAAAGCGGGAAATATGGTATCTTACCTTGGGATTATGAGGGTACTTGGGGGAGGAACTGTTATGGAACGCGAGTTGACTCCAATCTTGTTCGTATTCAAGGCTATAACAAACTTACCGGACGACTGCTGGCATTCCGCAGTTTCCGTCAACAATACAAGAAACTGATGCAGCAACACCTATCGAGTGTTTTTACAGAGCAGAAAATTATGCCCATCGTGAATCGACTACACCATGAAATTTTCGAAGAAGTCGAGCAAGATCCTTATATGAAATGGCCTATGGATGTGTTTGCTGATGAACCCGAGAGAATTCGTACCTACGTGGCAGAACGGCGGGAATATCTCCATGAGAAGCTACATCAGTTGTGAGCATACGAACCGCTTGGGAAGGGCATACCTTCCTTTTTTTGCGTTAAAAAAGAGGGGAAGACTATTTCTTGCAGAAAAGTAGGGTAATAAGAATAGAAGCAGGATTGTAAAATACGTTATAATAACCATATATGTACATAGGAAATGATTACATAGTGGGCAAAGTGGAGAAAACAACATGTCTAATGGAGGCTCTGAACTGAATAGGATAGCGGTTTAGAGCGCTCCGAGCCGGAGGAATACTTATGATCAAGCTGTTGTACTATTTGAAGAAGTACCGAGTTGCCGCCATTGCTGCCCTGGTCATGATGTTGATTGAGCTTGCAGTGGAGCTGGCTCAGCCGTATCTCATCTCGAAGATTATCGATAACGGCATACAGGAAGGGAATCTGTCCGTCGTCTGGTTTTGGGGCGGAGTGCTCGTGGCGAGTGCGGTTGTGGCTTTTGCTGCCGGGATTGCCAGTTCGTTTTTTGCATCCCATGCGAGCTTAGGATTCGGATACGATCTGCGGGAGAAGCTGTATGATAAAGTGCAAGCGTTCTCTTACGCCGTTTTCAATCGTTTCGCCACCTCATCGCTCATTACCCGCTTAACAGGGGACGTTACCCAGGTTCAGGATACCGTCTTCATGAGTCTACGCTTCATGACGCGTGTGCCTCTGGTCGTGATTGGTAGCATGATTATGGCCGTAGTTGTTAATCCGCGATTGGGTCTGCTGCTGGTCGTTATGGTGCCTGTGTTGCTTGTTGTCGTGGTCTGGATGATCAAAAAGGCAGCGCTGCTGTTCCGCAATGTGCAGCGCAGATTGGATGCCGTCAACGGAGTCATCCAGGAGAATCTGACAGGCATTCGGCTGATCCGTGTCTTCGTGCGGATGGGCCATGAGATTGAACGCTTTGCCGGCTTCAGCGGCAAGCTGATGAAAGGCACGATCTCCGCGCTACGCTTAACGGAGACGACGATGCCGTTCATGCTGCTCATGATGAACGGTTGCATTATCGCTGTGTTATGGTTCGGGCGAGCAGATATTAACTCGGGCAGTGCAACTGTGGGTGAAGTGGTTGCTGTCATTAACTACCTGCTTCGTACCATTGGGGCAATGTCTGCACTATCGTGGATTCTCGTGACATTCTCCCGAGCAAGCGCTTCAGCACAGCGGCTGAATGAAGTCTTTGAAACGGAGGACGATTCAGAGTCGGCTCAGAAGTCAGCGAATTCATTTTCTACAGAATCAGGACAGTCTGCATCAGCAGCAGAACAAGGAATATCCATGTTGACTCCAAAACAACAGTCAATACAAGGTGCGGTTGAGTTTAAGAATGTTGGCTTTCACTATCCGAACAGTGATATTACGGTACTTGAAAATATCTCGTTCTCTGCTCGCCAAGGTGAGCGCATTGCCATTATGGGAGCGACAGGCTCAGGCAAGTCTTCACTTGTACAGTTAATTCCAAGACTATACACGGAGGACACGGGTCAGATCCGGATTGATGGTACCAACGCAGAACGTTTGGATACCTCGTTGCTGCGTGGGGCAATCGGTTATGTTCCACAGGAGGTTGTCCTATTCACGGGGTCTGTCCGTGATAATATCGCTTGGGGCAGAGAGGATGCTACGCTCGCTGAGATTCAAGAAGCCGCCAAGCGTGCTCAGATTCATGAAACGATTGAGAAATTGCCGAATGGTTATGATACACAGTTAGGTCAACGCGGCGTTAACCTGTCGGGTGGACAGAAGCAACGTTTATCCATTGCAAGGGCACTAATTCGTCGTCCAAGTATTCTGATTTTGGATGACAGTACAAGTGCACTGGATGTGGCAACAGAAGCAAGGTTATTGGATGCACTGGAGGAGCTATCGTGCACAACCTTTATCATTACACAGAAGATTAGCTCCACAACCTCGGCCGATCTAATTCTGCTGCTGGATGATGGGCGTCTAATCGGGCAAGGTAAACATGAAGATCTGATGGATTCATCGGAATTGTACCGTCGCATCTATCAATCACAATATGGGGAGGGCACGCCGCATGTTCAAAGCATTCATTGAACCCTTCCGTCAACCGCCACCACCGCTTGATCCTGCAACGCTCAAAGGCGGCGGCTCTAAGCCGAAGGCAAGGGCGAAGAATTGGTCAGGTACATTGGGGCGGATCTGGACGTATCTTGCACGCCGCAAAGTGAAGCTCTCACTGGTGCTACTGATGGTATTTGCAAGCTCAGCACTTGCGTTGCTCGGGCCATATATGGTGGGCGTCGCAGTGGATAGCTTTATGGATGGAGAATCAACCAGCGCTAGTTGGACCAGGTTCCTGCTTGGACTGGTTGCGGTGTATGTACTGTTCTCCCTGACATCTTGGCTGCAAAATATATGGATGATCGAAATCGCACAGGAGACGGTATATCGTATGCGGTATGACCTGTTCTCCCACCTGCACAAATTGCCCATTCCATTCTTCGGCAAACGTCAGCAAGGTGAGATTATGAGTCGGGTTACGAATGATATCGAGAATGTTAGCGGTACATTGAACAGCTCGGCCATTCAGATTTTTTCAAGTATATTAACACTACTGGGAACGTTTGGTGTCATGCTCTGGCTGAGTCCACTGCTGACCTTGCTTACGTTTATCGTCGTGCCGCTTATGGCTCTTGGCATGCGCTGGATTACGCGTCGAACAGGGCCACTTTTCAAGGAGCGGCAGCGTAATCTGGGTGAACTGAATGGATATATTGAAGAGACGTTATCTGGTCAGCGGATCATTAAAGCATTTTCACAAGAGGAACGGGTCATTCGTGGGTTTGAGGAGCGAAATACTCGAATCCGGATTTCCGGCTTCTGGGCGCAGACCATCTCGGGTTTTATACCGAAGCTGATGAACGGACTCAACAACCTGAGCTTCGCCATTGTAGCAGGGATCGGCGGTATTCTGGCGATTCAAGGTACGGTTACTGTGGGGATCATCATCATTTTCGTCGAATATGCTCGTCAATTCACACGTCCGCTGAACGATCTAGCGAATCAGTGGAATACGTTATTGTCGGCTATAGCCGGAGCGGAGCGTGTATTTGAAGTGCTGGATGAAGATGAAGAAGCGAAGGATGAGGGTGCAGCGGTATCGCTTGAGAAGGTGGAGGGAGCGGTACGTTTTGACCGGGTTTCCTTTGGATACGATGAAGGTCGTAACATTTTGCATGAGATTAGTTTTGAGGCGAAGCCGGGAGAGATGATTGCGTTAGTAGGCCCAACTGGGGCAGGCAAAACCACGCTAATTCAGCTATTGTCCCGCTTCTATGATCCAACGGCGGGTACGCTGACAGTGGATGAACGGGATCTCACAACCATTCGCCGAGAGAATCTGCGTTCTCATATGGCATTTGTTCTTCAGGATTCATTCCTGTTTCAAGGGACGATTCGGGAAAATATTCGCTTCGGCCGTCTGGATGCATCAGACGAAGAGGTGGAGATTGCCTCCAAACTAGCCAATGCGCATTCCTTTATTACGCGAATGAAGGGTGGTTATGACAAAGTGCTCCAGGCCGATGGCAGCGGCATCAGTCAAGGACAGAAGCAACTGCTTGCCATCGCACGTGCGATTCTGGCCGACCCATCCATTCTTGTACTTGATGAGGCGACAAGTAGTATTGATACCGTTACAGAGATCAAAATTCAGGAAGGGCTGCAACGTCTGATGCAGGGGCGTACCAGCTTTGTCATTGCTCACAGGCTGAACACAATCCGCCAAGCAGACCGGATTCTAGTGCTGAAGGATGGACATCTGCTGGAACAAGGCTCGCATGACGTCTTGCTGGAGCAAGGCGGCTTCTACAGCGAGCTGTATTACAGTCAGTTACGCAAGAAAGCACAGTAATAGCTGGGTGAGTCATGGGCATTCTCGGATACGTCTCCTTGGTACCACAGGAGCTCAACGGGATGACTCATGATTACAGTAAGTGCAACCGAATGAAGGGATATACAGAAACGGACATCTATATGGGTGTCCGTTTTTCTTTATGGATCGTATGGACGTATTTGTTTAATTGATTGTTTTATTACCTAACACACGCATGCTCATATGATTAATGAATTAATACGATGCTTGACAGCAAAACGGAGTGGATGTATATTTAGCTCACGAACACTTAGATATCTAACTTTAAGATGTTATACAAAGGGGAGGAGAGTTCTCTTGCGGAAAGATACGCCATATTCGGATCTATTTCAAACGATTGGAATCAAGATCAAACGCAAAGCCGATGATCAAGTGAACGAGTTAGGGCTTAATGCTCAACAAGGTCGAATCATCGGATATATCTATGAACATCAGGATAACGGGTTGATTCAGAAAAACCTAGCTGAGACATTCAACCGGCGGGATGCAACGATTACGAGTATGCTGAAAGGCTTGGAGAAGAACGGGTATATTGAGCGGAAGATTCCTTCAGATAATGAGCGACAGAAGAACTTATACGTCTTGCCTAAGGGCGAGCAAGTCATTCAAGATGTAACCCAGATGTTTGCCAAAGTTGAGCACGAGATTGTGGCAAGTTTGACCGAGGAAGAACAGGCAACATTGATGCAGTTATTGACCAAGGTTAATCAGAACCTCTAAGAGGGCTGATGTACTGAGCAGGATTAACTGCTCATATTCAAATAGTTAGAATTCGAACAGTTTAGGTTCTATTGGTCAATGTGCCAACGTTGGTTGGTAACACTTGAGTATCTTTTTTGCTGTAAAACTTAGAAGTCTAATTGTTATAATTAAAAGAGAGGCGGAATTCCTTTGAAAGAAAAACATTCAAACTCCTATTATCTGAGCACAGCTCCTGTCCACAAGTCTATTATGCATCTGTCTATTCCTATGATGTTAGGCATGTCAGCGGGAACGCTGTACAACCTCATCAATGCCTTTTTCATTGGTCTAGTACATGATACAGGCATGTTCAGTGCGATTACCCTCGGCTTACCAATCTTCACTGTGTTGATGGCATTTGGCAATATGTTTGGAGTCGGTGGCGGCACCTTCATTACGCGTCTAACGGCTAAGGGTGAAGCGGAGAAGGCGAAGAAAGTTGCAGGTTACTCGCTTTACTTCAGCTTAGCTGCTGGTATATTCATTGCCCTTATCTCTTGGTTGTTCATCACCCCGATTGTTCATGGACTTGGCGCCAATCAGGCTGTATATGCATACACGAGTCAGTACGCCATTACGTTATTGGCAGGTGGAGCGATTGTCATTGTGAACTTTGCGCTGGAACAGTTGGTTCGGTCAGAAGGTGCATCGAAGGAATCGATGTATGGTATGTTCATTAGCATTGTTGCCAGCATTTTATTGGATGTACTATTTATTCTTATCTTCGATTGGCATGTATTTGGTGCTGCGCTGTCCATCGTACTAGCGAATGCTTGCTCAGCAGCCTATTATATCTGGTATTTATCATATCGCAGTGAGAATCTGAGAGGCTTCTTAAAGCACTGGAAGCTGAACCTGCAGGATCAGTTAGAGGTATATAAGATTGGCGTATCCGAACTGCTGCAAACGTCATTCCTGATCGTATCGACTCTGCTGTTGAACCACTATGCAATGACATTTGGTGATCATATTGTCGCTGGCTTCGGTATTGCGCTACGGATTGTGCAGTTGCCTGAGTTTCTAACGATGGGGGTTTTCATGGGGATTATTCCGCTCGTGGCGCATAATTTTGCAAGTGGAAATTTTGCTCGATTAAAAACTACGTATAAACAAGCTACGCTATATATTACGGGGATTGCGGTAATTTTTATTGGCATCGTCTATGTGTTCAAGGAACAAGTCATTCGCCTGTTCTCA
It includes:
- a CDS encoding extracellular solute-binding protein, with product MALTMKAWMKSSLVLGLIGGLLAGCTGGSSGEQAEGENSRGNITSTIYDRGAVPSGMGTIEDNMWSKWINENGPANVKYTAVPRWESQSKLNVLFASGSAPDLIFEFGTPIRNTLFNQKQLMPLDDLIENSSVEYKALMEKYPQLKKAGIKSDGKLYEVGRMNEVFPLTSFFIREDWLEKLNLEVPTNEEEMLAVAKAFTENDPDGNGVNDTYGIGGFQFGDTAGLFRYMYNANFVNMEDGEVVVGPNHLKEATSFKRALYEAGVVDKDFLTDKDGAKAKQDFLNGKIGMYAAMTSDYTGFAAKELDTLMQNVPEAKLKVIPLPSTSVGQYTMVWNNPVQMTAAINARTKNPEAAMQYIDFLTKTENGRTFKNGFEGTHYTLNDQGCPRISDQEKYKQEISWAGDYAMLYSRLEEGKCGYTEMLFSEEIPSQKEGLRLFKEAREVYMTDLPVGEGVTHSEHMPQLPKELQVKFTNVSTAINDIYTRSIIGGSKYTVEQAAIDAQKQWEQGGGSEIEAWYKDWWSKEKDNVLVWEDFYEIYEQQQADFEKSE
- a CDS encoding CotH kinase family protein — its product is MVRYVCEQHDEDGWQADSDPDSLPRGHTRGYAKKSFEIRTASRTYHFNAEYDDPSLIRNALSFRFFESIRVPAPSTKHCVLYLNGQLLGVYLRIEGVKSFFFRQRKIPVRSIFYAVNDHAGFTLNSDSSSTSTNLLSGYSLIRGKDVDRTRLSTFVRQLNTKSRLELYRFLQTRVDTDNYLRWLSGAVLTGNFDGFHQNYTWYEKIKSGKYGILPWDYEGTWGRNCYGTRVDSNLVRIQGYNKLTGRLLAFRSFRQQYKKLMQQHLSSVFTEQKIMPIVNRLHHEIFEEVEQDPYMKWPMDVFADEPERIRTYVAERREYLHEKLHQL
- a CDS encoding ABC transporter ATP-binding protein, coding for MIKLLYYLKKYRVAAIAALVMMLIELAVELAQPYLISKIIDNGIQEGNLSVVWFWGGVLVASAVVAFAAGIASSFFASHASLGFGYDLREKLYDKVQAFSYAVFNRFATSSLITRLTGDVTQVQDTVFMSLRFMTRVPLVVIGSMIMAVVVNPRLGLLLVVMVPVLLVVVVWMIKKAALLFRNVQRRLDAVNGVIQENLTGIRLIRVFVRMGHEIERFAGFSGKLMKGTISALRLTETTMPFMLLMMNGCIIAVLWFGRADINSGSATVGEVVAVINYLLRTIGAMSALSWILVTFSRASASAQRLNEVFETEDDSESAQKSANSFSTESGQSASAAEQGISMLTPKQQSIQGAVEFKNVGFHYPNSDITVLENISFSARQGERIAIMGATGSGKSSLVQLIPRLYTEDTGQIRIDGTNAERLDTSLLRGAIGYVPQEVVLFTGSVRDNIAWGREDATLAEIQEAAKRAQIHETIEKLPNGYDTQLGQRGVNLSGGQKQRLSIARALIRRPSILILDDSTSALDVATEARLLDALEELSCTTFIITQKISSTTSADLILLLDDGRLIGQGKHEDLMDSSELYRRIYQSQYGEGTPHVQSIH
- a CDS encoding ABC transporter ATP-binding protein — protein: MFKAFIEPFRQPPPPLDPATLKGGGSKPKARAKNWSGTLGRIWTYLARRKVKLSLVLLMVFASSALALLGPYMVGVAVDSFMDGESTSASWTRFLLGLVAVYVLFSLTSWLQNIWMIEIAQETVYRMRYDLFSHLHKLPIPFFGKRQQGEIMSRVTNDIENVSGTLNSSAIQIFSSILTLLGTFGVMLWLSPLLTLLTFIVVPLMALGMRWITRRTGPLFKERQRNLGELNGYIEETLSGQRIIKAFSQEERVIRGFEERNTRIRISGFWAQTISGFIPKLMNGLNNLSFAIVAGIGGILAIQGTVTVGIIIIFVEYARQFTRPLNDLANQWNTLLSAIAGAERVFEVLDEDEEAKDEGAAVSLEKVEGAVRFDRVSFGYDEGRNILHEISFEAKPGEMIALVGPTGAGKTTLIQLLSRFYDPTAGTLTVDERDLTTIRRENLRSHMAFVLQDSFLFQGTIRENIRFGRLDASDEEVEIASKLANAHSFITRMKGGYDKVLQADGSGISQGQKQLLAIARAILADPSILVLDEATSSIDTVTEIKIQEGLQRLMQGRTSFVIAHRLNTIRQADRILVLKDGHLLEQGSHDVLLEQGGFYSELYYSQLRKKAQ
- a CDS encoding MATE family efflux transporter; amino-acid sequence: MHLSIPMMLGMSAGTLYNLINAFFIGLVHDTGMFSAITLGLPIFTVLMAFGNMFGVGGGTFITRLTAKGEAEKAKKVAGYSLYFSLAAGIFIALISWLFITPIVHGLGANQAVYAYTSQYAITLLAGGAIVIVNFALEQLVRSEGASKESMYGMFISIVASILLDVLFILIFDWHVFGAALSIVLANACSAAYYIWYLSYRSENLRGFLKHWKLNLQDQLEVYKIGVSELLQTSFLIVSTLLLNHYAMTFGDHIVAGFGIALRIVQLPEFLTMGVFMGIIPLVAHNFASGNFARLKTTYKQATLYITGIAVIFIGIVYVFKEQVIRLFSSDASVLEAGTAILIAMLISALFTGLTGLFTGIFKAAGEGIPTNVMAICQGTLFIPVIIIFHQYFGLTGVIWSMTVTEIITSVLGLILFVFHYRRISQKNNQLVVNA
- a CDS encoding arsenic transporter; translation: MSDYQMWLTFGVFIITVIFLMWRPGGLNESIPTSLGALLLILTGVSSYAHIVGIFGIVSGAAVTILSTIVMSIILDSIGFFRWIALNMIEKARGSGFRLFWLVLLLCFLMTIFFNNDGSILITTPIIIRICFILRLKMHQQLPYLISGALIATASSAPIGLSNLANLIALQMVGLNLNTYTQMMFVPSMLAIIVMTVLLFYYFRRSIPKVIHHFPVSLQSSSGSGYHPLQTDETENKVDWWLFRVCIGIVVFIRAGYFLAEQVGIRMEVVALTGVILMLIVRWYRTRTGLKDVITQTPWHILLFAFSIYVIVDSLHRAGMTASIIQWMKPMIEGGNASIIAVSGLMLTLLSNLFNNLPSVMIGTFAVTDLQLSESQLHLAYLANILGSDIGALLTPIGTLATLIWMYILKTHHIRVSWKQYMKVTIIVVPISLIVSLISLFIWTSIIY
- a CDS encoding MarR family winged helix-turn-helix transcriptional regulator codes for the protein MRKDTPYSDLFQTIGIKIKRKADDQVNELGLNAQQGRIIGYIYEHQDNGLIQKNLAETFNRRDATITSMLKGLEKNGYIERKIPSDNERQKNLYVLPKGEQVIQDVTQMFAKVEHEIVASLTEEEQATLMQLLTKVNQNL
- a CDS encoding DUF2642 domain-containing protein, translating into MELVTHWLGKSIELELAGCKLPIQGEIIDVGQDLIVVYENHRFIYIPLHHVQTMHANNSDLSAVIPKPDPEIDHDNISYRKMLMNARGRFSEISIAGRTLHGYITNIMNDYFMFYSPLYHSSLYVSINHLKYIIPSPTNSTPYSLSQQHFPIQPSSMPLSRTFDQQLHKMIGELVIINLDSKPYHAGLLKSTNGHLLTLVEAEGTSLIMHTDHIQTIHLP